The Silene latifolia isolate original U9 population chromosome 4, ASM4854445v1, whole genome shotgun sequence region AATATGGATCTTCTTACCATGAAATCCACATCAATTCTCATGCAAGTTTCGGTATGTATTCAAACACGATCTTGTAATGTTTGTTCACCTCATTTTTCGTTATCAGTATTATTATAAGGTTGTTATACACTGTATACCAGTTAGGCTGATATGATtgatgttctttgatggtaggGGAATTGAAGAAAATGTTAGCTCAACCAACAAGACTAAACCCTCAAGATCAAAAACTTTTCTTCAAAGACAAGGAAAGGGAATCAAGATCATTTCTTGATGTTTGTGGTGTAAAACATGGATCAAGGATTACCCTTGTTGAAGACATAATTAGTCAAGAAAACCGATTTCTTGAAGCTCGACGTAATTCTAACATGGAAAGGGCTCTAAGATCAGTGACAGAAGTCACCATGGAAGTTGATAAACTTGTTTCTAAGGTATGTAGCTTAGCTTCTtgagaactttttttttttttttttttttttttttatcatttgcattttgaaattattttatttattaattattagtGCATGTTTATCATGTTTTCTTAATGAGTTAATTAGTTTACCTTGTTTGATTATAAAGGTGACATCAATGGAATCAGTAATTTGTAAAGGGGGAAAAGTGGCAGAGAAGGAATTGGTGACTTTAATTGAGTTATTAATGGCTCAAATGATTAAATTGGATGGCATTGTAGCTGATGGAGATGTAAAGCTGAAAAGGAAAATGCAGGTATCAATAGTAATCAAACAATTTTCGCCAATTCCTGTTTAAGGCCGTCTTAACTCTTAACTTTGGACGGCTTTCACACCCAATTAATATAAATCATAATTATGGTACAAATATATAATGCTTTTTATCAACACATAATCATGGACCTTTGTAACAGTCTTTTAAAACCCAaatcttttttttgttttaaattccCATAATAAAATTTAGGTTAGGACAATGACATTAATTC contains the following coding sequences:
- the LOC141653439 gene encoding BAG family molecular chaperone regulator 1-like; protein product: MKKTNKNNVGDGKMEGLLWEMRPGGMLVQKRNLDSNKNYPSIPIPMIKVLVKYGSSYHEIHINSHASFGELKKMLAQPTRLNPQDQKLFFKDKERESRSFLDVCGVKHGSRITLVEDIISQENRFLEARRNSNMERALRSVTEVTMEVDKLVSKVTSMESVICKGGKVAEKELVTLIELLMAQMIKLDGIVADGDVKLKRKMQVMRIQKYIEILDRLKARNAMANKHGGGHVGLIVYQQQRDQRSISSGQINLTTKWEKF